The Thermosinus carboxydivorans Nor1 DNA segment TAAGTTTTTGACCGCAAAGATAATCATGCCAATAAATTGGCGCCACAAAGTATGAAAACCGATGTTTAACCACGGAGGACACAGAGGCGCGATATTCATCGCGCTAATGGCTAAAGCAAAAAATTATCCCTCCGTGTCCTCCGCGGTTTCTTATATTTCTTATTTTGATGTTATCGGTTTTTAGGGTAGTTCGCAAAGAGCGCGAAGACCCGCAAGGGATTTTTTTTGGCGCGACATGCGTCGCGCCCGGTATACCCTTTGCGCCCTTGGCGTCCATTGCGGTTTTGTAAATAATACGTACTAGCGTTTATTTTCCATAGGTAGGTGGCTGATGTTTATTTTGTGGTATAATATTACATATTCACCAACGGGGGGTGAGGCGTGTGCTGAAAGAAGTGATTGTGGTGGAAGGCAAGCAGGACATCGCTGCTGTTCGGCGGGCAGTAGACGCCGAGGTGGTGGCCACCGGCGGTTATAATTTGTCGCCGCACGTCCTTGCCTATCTTGACCAGGCGTACCGCAAACGGGGAATTATTATCCTGACCGATCCCGACAGTGCCGGCGAGCGTATTCGGCGCTTTTTGAGCAAGCGGTATCCCGAGGCCAGGCATGCCTTTATCCCGCGGGAGGAGGCCAGCAGCGAAGACGATATTGGCGTAGAGCAGGCTTCGCCAGGGGCGATCCGCGCGGCCTTGGCCAAGGTTCGCACCCAGGAGTGGCGGCCGGTAGAGGAGTTTACCTGGCGGGACATGGTGGTGAACCGGCTTACAGGCGCGCCCGAAGCGTCAGCCCGCCGGGCCGCTTTGGGTGCCAGACTGGGGATTGGCTTTGCCAACGCCAAAACCTTCTTGCGCCGGCTCAACTACTACGGCGTCGCCCGCGCTGAGTTTATTAAGGCCCTGTCAGAATTGGAGGCAGCACATGATTCGGCCTAAAATTGCTAAACGGGACGTAACGCTCCACATTCTGAAAACTTTTGGCATTCAGATGAGCAAAAAACTGGGGCAAAATTTCCTGGTCGATGAGCAGGTAGTGGACGGTATTGTCGCGGCCGCAGCGGTAAAACCGGGCGAGGCGGTGCTGGAAATCGGGCCGGGCATCGGCACGCTGACGCAAGGCTTGGCCGAAGCCGGCGCGAACGTGACTGCTGTCGAGCTGGACCGGCAATTACTGGATGTATTGGCGAAAACACTGGCGGGATATGACAATGTGCGCATTATTCATGGCGATATTCTCCGCATCGACATTTCCCGGGAAATAAGGGCGGAAAAATTTAAAGTTATTGCCAATTTACCCTATTATATAACAACCCCAATTATCATGCGCCTATTGGAAGAGCGGCTGCCTGTTGAACTTATGGTAACAATGGTGCAAAAGGAAGTAGCCGAGCGAATGGTGGCTGCCCCTGGCAGCAAAGACTATGGCGCTTTGTCGGTAGCCGTACAGTTTTATACCCAACCAGAAATCATGTTTGTTGTTCCGCCGCAGGCGTTTATCCCTGCGCCGGCGGTCGAATCGGCAGTTATCCGCTGCCGCGTGCGGTCGGCCCCGCCGGTATCCGTAACCGATGAAAAGGCCTTCTTCCGCGTCGTTAAAGCTGCTTTTGCCCAGCGGCGCAAGACACTGGCCAACGCCTTGAAAGGCGGGGGCATTGCCCAAGAAGTGGTGGATGCCATGCTGCGCCAGACCGGCATTGACGGCGGTCGGCGCGGCGAAACGCTAACATTGGCCGAGTTTGCTGCCCTGGCAAACGCCTGGACTTCCCGGCAATAGCAAAGTCCCTGTTTCTGCAGTGAAACAGGGACTTTGCCTTTACATTACGCTTGTTTGGGGGCGAGAAAAAGGTCAATAAGGTCAAAGCGGCGGTCGCTGTGGTAGCCGATATAGGTTTTATGCTGCCATTGGCGGGTCCGCGGCTGACCGTGAAAGACGGCGATGGCTTCCAAACAGTCGCCGACAATAGTGTCGATGATTTTGTTGGTGTGGATTTGATTTTTGAT contains these protein-coding regions:
- the rnmV gene encoding ribonuclease M5, which produces MLKEVIVVEGKQDIAAVRRAVDAEVVATGGYNLSPHVLAYLDQAYRKRGIIILTDPDSAGERIRRFLSKRYPEARHAFIPREEASSEDDIGVEQASPGAIRAALAKVRTQEWRPVEEFTWRDMVVNRLTGAPEASARRAALGARLGIGFANAKTFLRRLNYYGVARAEFIKALSELEAAHDSA
- the rsmA gene encoding 16S rRNA (adenine(1518)-N(6)/adenine(1519)-N(6))-dimethyltransferase RsmA, which gives rise to MIRPKIAKRDVTLHILKTFGIQMSKKLGQNFLVDEQVVDGIVAAAAVKPGEAVLEIGPGIGTLTQGLAEAGANVTAVELDRQLLDVLAKTLAGYDNVRIIHGDILRIDISREIRAEKFKVIANLPYYITTPIIMRLLEERLPVELMVTMVQKEVAERMVAAPGSKDYGALSVAVQFYTQPEIMFVVPPQAFIPAPAVESAVIRCRVRSAPPVSVTDEKAFFRVVKAAFAQRRKTLANALKGGGIAQEVVDAMLRQTGIDGGRRGETLTLAEFAALANAWTSRQ